The sequence below is a genomic window from Plasmodium gaboni strain SY75 chromosome 10, whole genome shotgun sequence.
atttatcattctgtataaaaaataattcatctattatttttttaatatatcttatcagttcatctatattatttataaaatatacttttttGTTCATAAGACTAACATctaatttatatttttttaaacaaGTTTTTATATGCTCAAATCTATCGTtaatctttttttctttctcAAATTCAAAACAGATCTTTTCAATACAATTTAGAAAACTACCAAACGGAAGTCCAAATAATTTCTCTAGTATTATCAGTTCATAATTATAGgataaaatttttttttcttttttttgaatGTGCTGTATATTATCTTGTTTGTCACATTGTGTGTTATCATAAGTGGCGTTTGTCTTTTCATTGGACTTATGTTTTTGACGTGTAtcatatgataatatatagttcatatttgtatgtgtgtcattatttgtatgtgcgtcattatttgtatgtgcgtcattatttgtatgtgcgtcattatttgtatgtgtgtcattatttttaaatgtgtcattatttttacttttttcatttttttctttttcttgCGAACCCCTTATTCTATAcatatcatttatattatctacAACGTGGTTATCACCAGCATACGCATCATTCAACAGATCTATAGCTCTGctgaaatattttttatttgtatatattgGTTGTAGATATTTCAGAAGTTTTATTACATGCTCATATGTCACATTGAACTTTTTACACttatcatatatttcattgtttacaaaatttttatttattttcttaaaaaaaatattgatattatttatatcattatataattgagatatgtttaaataaaaaatttttttatgtcTATATTTCTCATTCagatttatatattgaaagAAAGTATAGATGGTAAGactattattaatatacatattacacaataaagaaaaattaacgaattcgtttttttttatttttaaaacattttgataatgaatatatttatctacATCTTGTTTTATCTCTAGTATTTTTAATCTGAGAAATTCTAGTACATGGAatgtataaaatttttttctctttttctCTTCTTCATGTATCAAaattgtattattattaaaattaattgaAAACATATCTTTCAACATATAACTGGGATCATCaccattattattttctttcatattattttctttcatattattatgttccatattattatgttccatattattatcttccatattattatcttccatattattatcttccatattattatcttccatattattttctttcatattattttctttcatattattttcttccatattattttcttccatattattatcttccatattattatcttccatattattatcttccatattattatcttccatattattttctttcatattattttctttcatattattttcttccatattattttcttccATATTATTACCACCTTTATATGATGTATGATCGAGGTGGTCTTGATCTTTATTTACATACTCCTTTGTATGGTCatcaaaatttttataaaaaacTTCATTTATGTCATTTATAGGATATACACAATTCAAGTGTGCTACTATATCACTCAAGTCATAATTAATTTCTTGATCcataatatttgtattcattatgtttaaatagttttgtatatttttttcaacaTTATTAATTTGAGAATTGAGttctttaaatataaaactaTATTGTATATCATAATTTACTTCGGTGTTTAATATACTTTTAATAAAGTTCATTTTTTGGTTcatatgaaatatttttgtagTTTGATTCCCACatatacttatataatattttttaaataataagaataaagAAGATATAGATTCCATTTCTTCTTCTATAGATACTAAATTATTAAGAAATGTATTAACAAATTCTATATATGATACAAgttcatttatatttgtaggtgttttatttataatatttaaagaagtatctaatttttttgttaaatTCTCTAtagttttattatttaatgtaggtaaataatttattaagagagtccattttttatttatattctttaatatatattcaattaATATTGTACTATCAactttaaatatatgaatatttaattgTTTACTCATTcgttttattttattttctaattcttttaatgataaaaataaattagaAATAAATTCAACATCCATTATATCAATTTCTTCaatatttaattcatcATACTTATTATAAGTatctattattatataaaattctTGACATACATCTACCATATAATCATAAAGTAGTTCTatcttttcttttaattcaATATCTAAATTATGTATAGTCTCATCATTAAGAATAAAATCTTCAAACTTCCTATTATCATAATTGGCgttgttattatatgtattgTAACCATCAACATGGTTATCTTTAAAACCatccatatttttatcactaaaatcatttttattattatttatatattcattattatatttatgaaatataatcttgtcaataaaaatttcgtttctaaaaaattcttttattttataactTGTTATAAACTCTTCCCTCTTGCATATATTCTCtatacttttatttatatatttagtCATAGTATTTATAAGTAGTTCATATTCTGgatttatatgtaaatgattatttttaatgCTAATAGTAATGTTGAAAAGACaaacattattatttgacATATTTTCATTCCCCCCctcattattatcactgttatttttttttttattattatcatcatcattattattattaatattattatcaatattatcattattttcattattttcattatttacattattttcattcctttttttaatcATATCATTGGTCACCTTCTCGCTGACGCACATGTTCTTATCACTCCTCTTGACAACATACTTAGATTTATAATTGTTTACTTTCTCCTCACTATTATAATCACCCTTCCTATTTGTTTTAATagatgaaaaaaagaatttttttcCTTGTTTTTGCTTCTCCCTCTCATCATTTCTCTTCTTATTTACGCTTACATAAGGATGAGTTCCATGTGGCTGATTTTTTGTTAGATCCATATTTGTTTgataacatatattttcataatttttattatcatccttattgtatttttttttttgcttaccataatatttttctttatccACAAAAATATTAGCGCTGTGATTAGAATAGTGGAGATCGTTCATGTCTTTTCTATGTTCATGATTAGATTCGAAATAAGGATCTAATAAATCTAgaaaatatgtatatgtatttattataatatttcgTAGGACATTATCACACATATATTGACATACTtgaataaatttttttaaatatatgcTATAACAATTACTAAGAGCTATcttgttataatatatgtttatttcgttatcatctttattttgattatatatttttttttttttatatattttattatgaatatcaaatttttttttttctttttctttttctttttctttttcaaattgttttatatctgtatttattatgttttttcCATATACATTGTGAtcgttttttttttttttagtaGATAATAGAATCCTTGTATCACCAAGAATTTGTTCATTGGCCATTTCAATAGTATGGATATTATCATTCTTCGACATATCAATAATTTCTTCGTCATTTTCGatttgtttcttttttatattaatgtcattttttattaaaaaattatttaatgcAGTCatacaataaatataaataatgttaattatatatttaattttgttattaAGAAAACTATCAAATTTCAACATATATTCATCTTGTAATTCTACATATTGATCTATAgtcatattatttatatttatatctattaactttgttttgtttatatgttttaatactttttctatttttataaaaccTTTAAAAAACGCTTCattcaaaaataataaattctcttttatataatattttttatttttaaattttgtGCACttaatcatattttttaaaaaaaaaaaatatttatataatttatatttacgtataaaatttaaatcTAAAGCGCTCCTTAATAAATTCATATGACACTTCCATTCATTCAGTTCATAGAATGTCGTTTCATTCTTTTCGTTTATCATGACACCATTAAGAGAAATAGACAGCACGTccactttttttttattttcacAACACGCTAGTTCGTAAGAAAAATTCGGCAAgctaaaaaaaaataaacaacaaaagaaaaaaaatacatataaaaaaaaaaatatatatatatataaaaatatatatatataaaaatatatatatataaaaatatatatatatattatataattcacctcttgacatatataaattcattattcttcaaattatttttcaCAAATTCAATCAATTCATTGTGATTTCTccatttatttattatgcTAAAACTAACTTCTATGAtatccatatttttttttttctcatcCATATTACTTTCTTCACATTCTTCATtcttaataatattattattactattattactattactattaatatatattttttttttctctttaATATGAATTTCTTTGTTTTGGCTAGctacatttttattaccATAAAGTGTTATCTTTTCACCacttcttttttttttttcatcatttattaCTTTCATATTTGTTATAATCTTTTCCTTATCATTtacattttcttttaatatatcatcaaTTTCTAACAATAcatttaattcttttttttcgATCTGActtttctttcttttatCATAATACAACATATCCTCCTTTACAACATCTTCTATCAAATCGtctacattttttttttttcttttttgtgTGTTTATTTcacaaatatttttctccttcctctttttcttttcattgAAATCATATGGATTCATAAAATTTTCGAAGTTAATCACAAGGTTCTTTTTTAATGAACTGTAGTTCATTTTaacttttttaaaaaaaaaaaaaaaaacataaatataggtcttaaaaaagaaacagCAAAAATTTTGGACGGATTAAAAATGTCTACAGGTGAGgaagaataaaaatatataaataaatatattatatatatgtatatatttatatttatacatcCTATATATCTTTTGAAAGTACCAAATGCAAAACACATACAAAATGTATGTCGTAAGATAATTTATTGAATTATGAATGAACGAAagaaaggaaaaaaaaaaaaaaaaaataaaaaaaaaaaataaaaccattgaaaaaaaggaattaaatggaacatatatatttttttttttcttttctttttttagACAAGGattgaaaaagaaaattaaacgaacacatatatgatataaataaatatatatatatatataatattgtacACATCGcaatattaaatatatatatattatatctacaaataatattataagttatattcatatatgtttattatctcttatatatatatatatatatatatatatatatatatatatatatatattggctctttttcttttatcCTATTGTAAAACTTATagtttaattttttttttttttttacacatttttctatattatataccaaaaaaaaaaagaaattaaaaaaaaagccATAATGATATGTTAAAAATGGTGATTCcatatcatatataaaattttatgtacatttatcattttgaatatatatatatatatatagagaTTTACcaattcatatattattgaaacatttttattaaaataaaaaatatatataaatatatatatatatatatatatatttatacatataaaatatatttttatatattttagCAATTTTTATAGGACATGGATTAATATGTCAAAAAATACTGcacattatatatacattatatacatatatatatatatatatatatatatatatatatatatatatttatttattatttatatttaaatatatacaattcATCCCAGTGAATGTGCcttaatttatatatttcaaaaaaaaaaaaaaaaaatatttatcatatatttttatcaaaaaaaaggtcgaatattatttttgtgggaggaaataaaatatacaaaaaaaaaattataatatgaaaatttgaacagattttatatttaaatatcttaatatacaaacattttattaaaaaggcaaaaacaaaaaaaaattaaaaagatataGTAATATCATACacaaatttaaaaaaatggGTATGAGCTTGAACAAACCAATAAATAACACGAATGAAGCAAATAAAGGAGaagttaaaaaaaaaaaaatttgttGTGTTTGTTTAGAAACCAAAAAGTTGAGAGATGaatgtattattaaattGGGTGAAGATCAGTGTAAGAAATTTATCGATGATCATAATAAATGTTTAAGGAGTGAAGGTTTTGATATTAAATAGATAtgttatatgtataaatataaatagataaatatatatatatatatatatatatatatatatatatatatatacatttctaaattcttttcatttattGACAAATCGAAAAATGAATGTTATATGTGTGTACATATAAGTAAACCTTTCATTttaacataaaataatatcaaGATTTCACCCTacatttgtatatatatatatatatatatttatttatttatttatttttttttttttactttataaaaagttatgacttgttcataattttttacaaattattcataatattaaataattagctatttgtacatatatatacatatttatatatatttatatttataatatataaaataaataaaaataatattaaataaaatatttaggtttcaattttatatttttgttaattTTGTCCTAAATTGGGACAGTCACAaaaatacttttttttttctacatatatatatatatatatatatacatacatacatatacaatatatatttatatatttaacaGTGAGATATCACCATGGTACTTTTTcaaaatagaaaaatatttggaagttttaaatatactcatttaataataaattattacaCACCCTTTCcaatatataacataaattataaattgAACAAGGTTATTAATCAGTTCCATACGaaaagtaaaataaatatatgccaatataaaaataatactaATCATTggatatttttaaaatgcAATAATCTTTTTAAACGATTTTATAATCCTAGAGCGAATATTAATTGGACACTTATTCGTTTTAGACATAGAGTATCAcaattaagaaaaaaaaaattaaaatataaaaatcatTCTAAAGTTGCTTTGCGTTTTCGTTTAACAAAGTTTGGATGGGAAAGATTGCAATCTGGAAGAAATGCTAGTAAGAAAAATTTATCAaccaaaaaatattatgaaaaaatgaaaataaagTATGTTTCAAGAGATGATgttaaaaaattcaaatTTCAAATGCCCAGTTATGTATTACGAATAAGAGATTCACCGGTTGACTATAATCCTAATATAATGAGGGCTCGGAAATTTTTACCTACACATTTTggttaatttttttttattattatttttttttttattcttaattcatatatgatataatatataaagattaaaaaataattttttatgttatatatgtaaacattaataaatatttgcacatgtatatattttattaatttattcGTTGATTCACTTGTTtgtttaaataaataaatatatatatatatatatatatatattttatttttcctttttgaatataattaaaaaggaacatcatttttatttttggATTTTCAAACATttattgtaataataatttgtaAAAAGGATACAgttataacaaaaatagaaaaataattacataggtatgaaataaacaaaaaaaataatgtaaaataaaaaataaataattaaatatacatacatacatacatacatacatacatatatgtatgtatatatatatgatccttttatttttcctCTCAAATACTTATAATTCTACAACAGTCTACCTTTTCTTAATTATCCTCTTTATCAACACCTAGCCTACATTATGAAATTTCAATTTTGTTcaatgataataatatatatatatatataaaggaaTATATGACAAATAACATATctaaattatataatgtaaaatattataaatttatatatacacacatatttatatgctatacaaattaatatacatatgtcttttattttttccatttAACCTTTTTAAGTTAACTTTTTCTAACCACCAAGACCACATGGTTAAATTTGGATTCCTATATTCTGGTATGTTATATTGACTACAAATTcaaagaaaaattaaaatatcaaattattaaaatattgaaaatacgaaaaatattatgaacaTGTTCAGGTCATTTTctatctttttttttttttttttttttaaaatatatactatCTGGCTAGCTGGTCTAAAAGAACGAAAAATCCAACAGTTCCAAAAATACTTTTTGCAAAccaattttttttaaaaattaaattatattttgtcATTATTACAAAATGTAAAGAATTCAAATGTgcatattataatatatggttaaaaaaaagagaaagaaaatatatatttatacatttatatttttaatgataatatttattatattctttaaaaaaaaaaaaaaattataccatataaaatattaactTAAAAGGGTAATAcatgtataaatatatatatatatatttatatttatataacttttattttgtgctatatttataaatatttattaaataaaagaaaaattataattctttatatttttgttccatatttaaaaagaaatgaatttattatttatttatttaattttttttttttttttaatactaCCAGTCTTTCgacatatattttaatagtgtcatttttttttattattctttttaaatatattaaaaaaaaatgtacgtatttttttatgttattatatatatgcgtagatattttaaaatatataaaaatatatattcatattatttattatatcaaaatatgGGTAGGtaggaaataaaaataaaatcacAAAATACATAAACACATAACATAAAATAGGTGCACAAAAAATGTAATTAAAACaaagttaaa
It includes:
- a CDS encoding putative cytochrome c oxidase copper chaperone is translated as MGMSLNKPINNTNEANKGEVKKKKICCVCLETKKLRDECIIKLGEDQCKKFIDDHNKCLRSEGFDIK
- a CDS encoding hypothetical protein (conserved Plasmodium protein, unknown function) — encoded protein: MVLFQNRKIFGSFKYTHLIINYYTPFPIYNINYKLNKVINQFHTKSKINICQYKNNTNHWIFLKCNNLFKRFYNPRANINWTLIRFRHRVSQLRKKKLKYKNHSKVALRFRLTKFGWERLQSGRNASKKNLSTKKYYEKMKIKYVSRDDVKKFKFQMPSYVLRIRDSPVDYNPNIMRARKFLPTHFG
- a CDS encoding hypothetical protein (conserved Plasmodium protein, unknown function), with the translated sequence MTKYNLIFKKNWFAKSIFGTVGFFVLLDQLARYQYNIPEYRNPNLTMWSWWLEKVNLKRLGVDKEDN